The sequence TGTCCAGCGCCTATGCGCTGCTGATTCTGCTCGGCGCGCTGGGGGGATTCTTTATCGTGCCTCTGAATGCGCTGCTGCAGGAGCGGGGAAAGGCCAGCGTCGGCGCCGGCAACGCCATCGCCGTGCAGAACCTGGGGGAGAACGCCGCCATGCTGCTGATGCTGGGGCTCTATTCGCTGGTGGTTAAACTGGGCGTATCGGTTATCACCATCGGCATTGGCTTCGGCGTGTTATTCGCCTGCGCCATTGGTCTATTATGGCTATGGCTGATTTACGCGAAACGGCGGGAGCAGTGAGTTTCACCCCACCCCGACCCTCCCCTTCGCAGGGGAGGGAGTTGGCTCCTCCCCCTGACAAGGGGGAGGCCGGGAGGGTAAGATTTCGAACGTTGTCAGCAATCTGACAGGATAGAGGCGGATATGGACCTGATATGGCATGACTGGCATGTTGCCGATCTGAACGTTTATTCACTCCATGACATTCTGGCGCTGCGCAATCAGGTTTTTATCGTGGAGCAGCGCTGTCCGTATCAGGATATCGACGGCCGGGATCTGGCGGAGGGCAGTCGCCATATCGCCGCCTATCGCCACGGCGGCATCGTGGCCTATGCGCGTCTGCTGGCGCCGCATCCGGGCAATGATGTGGTCACCATCGGACGGGTGATTGTGGCGCCCGACGCCAGAGGGCGGCATTTAGGACATCTGCTGATGGAGCATGCGCTGATCGGCTGCGCCCGCCACTGGCCGCAAAAGCATCTGTTGCTCTCTGCCCAGGCGCACTTGCAGGATTTTTATGCCGCTTTCGGTTTTGTCGCCGTCGGCGAGTCGTACGACGAAGACGGCATTCCCCATATTGATATGCGCAATATTATTTTATCGGCGCCGGTTCCCAGGTCTTATTGCAGTCCGAATCCCGAGAAATAGAGCGGCGCTGGCGAATCGTGCGGCACATCGCCGCGCTGTTGCTCCACCGCCGTCATTGAAGAGGGCAGTTCGAACGGCAGTCGGGCGGTATAGGCTCTATCGCTGAGTAGCGAGCGCAGCAGCACCTCGTCGCTGACGCCGAAATTCCCCAGCAGCACGGCGGCCTTATCCTCGATCGCAGTCAGGATCGCCGGTCGGTCGAGATAGACGGTCACCACGGTGGGTACGTGACGGGCCGCGGAAAGGATCGCCCGGTACTGCGGGTCGTCCGGTTTGAAGTCCAGCGCGCCCTCATGGTACATGGCGCCGAAGAAGAAGTTCCTGTGCGGCTGCTCATAAGGGGCGTTGACGCGCACGATCGCCACCTCCGCCTGCTCCGGGCGCTCGACCAGCGTCAGGCCGGCGTTCTGCGCCGCCTTGCGGCTCATCCCCCAGACATAAACCTTTGCGCCCGCCTTTAGCGGCAGCACGCCGTCCCGCTTCTTCAGCAGCACCAGCGAGTCGTACTGCGCCCGATCCGCCTGCCGCTGCGCGTCTCTATCGTTCAGCACCCGCTCCGCCCGCCGCGGATCGACAAACGGCGCCTCGAACTGCCCCAGAAGGAACTTCTGTTCCAGAATGCGCAGCACCGACCGATCGATGCGCGCTTCCTTCAGCTTGCCCTCGCGCACGGCCTGCACGATGATCGATGAGTCGTCCACGCCGCCGAACTGATCCACCCCGGCCTCGACGGCCTTGACGAAGCGCTCCGCCACCGACAGGTGTTCCACGCCCCAGGGGATGCCGATATCCACGCCGGGCTTTTCACCGTGCGGATAGCCCGCTATACAGGTGCCGACGCAGTCGGCGGTGATCAGCCAGTCGCTGACGATCACCCCGCGGAAGCCATACTCTCCGCGCAACACATTCTGTAGCAGGAATTGGTTGAAACCCGCTCCCACCTGTTCAATGGGCGTGCCCTTATAGACCGCGTCCTTCAGGATGGGGTAGGTAGGCATCACGCCGGCGACCCCGGACTCGAACGCCCCGGTGAAAGGATAGATGTGCTCCTCCAGCGCCTGCGAGTCTTTAAACGGCGCATATCTGCCGTAGTGGTGGTGGCCGTCGAATCCTTTGTCTGACGCGCCATACCCGACCCAATGCTTCACCACCGCGCTGACGCTGGCGCTATTCAGCCCCCCGGTGCCGTTCTGCATCCCGGCGACGTAGCCCCGCACCATTTTCTTTACCCGTTCCTTATCGTCGCCAAAGGTGCCGTCGATGCGCGACCAGCGCGGTTCCGTAGCCAGATCCGCCACCGGCGACAACGCCTGGGTGATGCCGACGGAGCGGTACTCCTGGCGGATGCGGTCGGCGTAATGCCGGATCAGCTCCTCGTTGCCGATGGCGGCCATTCCCGGCGGGGCAGGCCATTGGGAGAAACCGGCGGGCGACGGCGCGGCGTCCATGGCATAGGTATAGGTGTTGCGCGGATCGACGCTGATGGTCAGCGGGATCCCCAGGCGGGAGGCTTCGGCGATCTCCTGCAACAGATTATTCTGCCGGGCGAACTCTGCGGGAGCGGATTCGTTCAGGCGGGTAATGAGGCTGTTCACCTGCTTGTCCGCCGCCAGCCGACGGGTGGCGTCCAGATCGTAGGCGGCGCCGCGGCCGATGGGATCCCCGACGGACGGCGCCGAAGCGTGCATCATCATGCCGGCCTTTTCCGGCAGCGTCATGCGGGACAGCAGATCCCGCGCCCGCTCTTGTACCGGCAGGCGCCAGTCCTCGTAGGGCTGTAGTTCGGCATCGCGGTTCAGATCGCGGAACTGTAGTCCGTCTTGCTCAATGATTTTTCCCGCCCGCCAGGTCAGTACCGGTTGCGTCGCCGCGACCGGAACGGCGCAGCACAGTATCCCTAACGACAACATTGTTTTCTTCATATACCCGTCCCTTGTCCGATAAAAAAAACCTAAACGCCGCGACGCATCGTTCCCCGCAAGGGAAGCAATACGTCGAGAGGTTTAGGTTTTGCCTGTATAAACAGTCACAATCCTGACGCCGTCCGGTGTGAACGGCCTGAGTGACTATAGCAATCTGGGAAGGGAAAACCGTGAACGCATTCACGATCCGTTCCGTGATCAACCTGCGGGTGATTCAGGAAGCGCAGCGCGAACCGGCGGTGCGGCACATCGCCCTGTCCGAGGAACGGCCGCCGTCGGACAGGTTAACTGGCTGAACTGGAAATTTTACTGCCCAGTTTTTCCACGTCCTGACCAAAGCCGCGCGCGGTGTTGCAACCGCTCAATACCGCCGCCATCAGCAGCGATGCCATGATTAATTTCACCAATTTCATCATCGTCACCCGAGGAGATAAACACCGCTACACTTTGTCATAATCCGGCGCAAAAATTCAATCTCGAACAGGCTGAAAAAGCGGAAATTTATCGGGATATTCAGCCGGATGCCTTACTCATCAAACCAAGCGTTTATGTTTATGTCGGCTATATCCACCGGAGGTGGCGTACGGCATCTTGCGATTGGTGAAGTATACGCACAATAATGACCGTATCGACTTCATACAAAAAGAAAATAACGTGGCTTGAGACAGGCAACGAATAGATGCCTCTACCGATTTCGTGGCGTTCCGTGCCGACGCGATATTGAGCAATGGTACTAAACGTGTTCTCAAGTTTTGATAAATATCGCTCAGCCGCCTCTTCACCGAAATTCAGCAGGCCATACAGATAAATACTTTCCATATCCTCCTGCGCGAGCGGGGTGAGCTTAATTCCTTTTTGTCGACGCCTGCACTTTATCCCTGACTTTTTGCAGAAACTCATCGCGATTCCATTCCTGTGGCTCTCCGCTATTTAATCCGTCGGCGATCAGATTACGCAGTTTTTGCAGGTCGGACTCAGCCTGTTTTTCACGCAGCATTCTGATTGCCTCCCGAATGACTTCACTCTGTGTTCGGTAATCACCGGACTCAACCAGCGACTCTACGTAGTGTCGCAGTTCATCTCCAAGATCAATGGTTATCGTTCTGGCCATAACTACCTCAGCGGTGGATGTAAGATTTATTCTTACAGAGAATACCTAAAGATGAAATCTCAATCCAGAGTAAAGAAAATGATATTTTTGGCCGTCTGGCAAGGTGGATAACGTGAAAATGGAAAGCGGCTCGCAACGCGTTTTGTGCGCCGCTTTGCAAGGCGGGAGGTGAACGGGGCGTTCGCGGAACGAGCGGCCCCGCCTTATTCCGCTTCCGGTAGAAACAGCTCCAGCAGCGAATTAAGAAACAGCTTGCCGTGCTCGGTGATTTGCCAGTGGGCGGCGCTCTCAATCAGGTAACCCTGGGCCAGCGCCTGTTCCAGCTGCGGGCGGATTACGCTTTCATCCAGCCCGGCGTAGGCGGTGAAATCGGCGCGCGGGGCGGCTTCCAGCAGGCGAAAACGGTTCATAAAGAACTCGAAGGCGCGGTCTTCGCTGGCGACCTGCTGCTGTTTGTCCAGATAGTTGCCCCGCATATAGCCGCGCGGATGGCGGGTTTTCACCGTGCGCAGAATGCGCCCGTCGCGAAAGGTCAGTTTGCCGTGCG comes from Brenneria nigrifluens DSM 30175 = ATCC 13028 and encodes:
- a CDS encoding GNAT family N-acetyltransferase, with the protein product MDLIWHDWHVADLNVYSLHDILALRNQVFIVEQRCPYQDIDGRDLAEGSRHIAAYRHGGIVAYARLLAPHPGNDVVTIGRVIVAPDARGRHLGHLLMEHALIGCARHWPQKHLLLSAQAHLQDFYAAFGFVAVGESYDEDGIPHIDMRNIILSAPVPRSYCSPNPEK
- a CDS encoding glycoside hydrolase family 3 protein, with translation MKKTMLSLGILCCAVPVAATQPVLTWRAGKIIEQDGLQFRDLNRDAELQPYEDWRLPVQERARDLLSRMTLPEKAGMMMHASAPSVGDPIGRGAAYDLDATRRLAADKQVNSLITRLNESAPAEFARQNNLLQEIAEASRLGIPLTISVDPRNTYTYAMDAAPSPAGFSQWPAPPGMAAIGNEELIRHYADRIRQEYRSVGITQALSPVADLATEPRWSRIDGTFGDDKERVKKMVRGYVAGMQNGTGGLNSASVSAVVKHWVGYGASDKGFDGHHHYGRYAPFKDSQALEEHIYPFTGAFESGVAGVMPTYPILKDAVYKGTPIEQVGAGFNQFLLQNVLRGEYGFRGVIVSDWLITADCVGTCIAGYPHGEKPGVDIGIPWGVEHLSVAERFVKAVEAGVDQFGGVDDSSIIVQAVREGKLKEARIDRSVLRILEQKFLLGQFEAPFVDPRRAERVLNDRDAQRQADRAQYDSLVLLKKRDGVLPLKAGAKVYVWGMSRKAAQNAGLTLVERPEQAEVAIVRVNAPYEQPHRNFFFGAMYHEGALDFKPDDPQYRAILSAARHVPTVVTVYLDRPAILTAIEDKAAVLLGNFGVSDEVLLRSLLSDRAYTARLPFELPSSMTAVEQQRGDVPHDSPAPLYFSGFGLQ
- a CDS encoding entericidin A/B family lipoprotein yields the protein MMKLVKLIMASLLMAAVLSGCNTARGFGQDVEKLGSKISSSAS
- a CDS encoding type II toxin-antitoxin system RelE/ParE family toxin, translating into MESIYLYGLLNFGEEAAERYLSKLENTFSTIAQYRVGTERHEIGRGIYSLPVSSHVIFFLYEVDTVIIVRILHQSQDAVRHLRWI
- a CDS encoding type II toxin-antitoxin system ParD family antitoxin; translated protein: MARTITIDLGDELRHYVESLVESGDYRTQSEVIREAIRMLREKQAESDLQKLRNLIADGLNSGEPQEWNRDEFLQKVRDKVQASTKRN